In one window of Desulfuromonas sp. DNA:
- the larE gene encoding ATP-dependent sacrificial sulfur transferase LarE: MTGTPLAAKAQKLGTALAEMTRVAVAFSGGLDSSFLLGAARGELGPGNVLALTAVSPLFPRWELEESRALASTLGVRQVLVEIPWLKEPGLVENGPRRCYHCKRTLFTRLLETARQNGDAVLVDGSNTDDLEDYRPGHEAVRELGVRSPLLEAALCKEEIRALSRRMDLPTQDKQPFACLASRFPYGTPLSQAGLARVERCEDLLRAMGFANYRVRSHGDSARIEVCAEEMPRLLEESLRAKLVRDFKEAGFAYVSVDLEGYRTGSMNETLA, translated from the coding sequence TTGACCGGCACGCCCCTCGCCGCCAAGGCTCAAAAGCTCGGCACGGCCCTGGCCGAGATGACCCGGGTGGCGGTCGCCTTTTCCGGGGGACTCGACTCCAGCTTTTTACTGGGGGCCGCACGGGGAGAACTCGGCCCTGGAAACGTCCTGGCCCTCACTGCGGTCTCTCCCCTCTTCCCCCGCTGGGAACTCGAGGAGAGCCGGGCCCTGGCATCCACTCTTGGAGTTCGCCAGGTCCTGGTGGAGATCCCCTGGCTGAAAGAGCCCGGGCTGGTAGAGAACGGCCCCCGACGCTGCTATCACTGCAAACGGACCCTTTTCACCCGTTTGCTGGAGACGGCCCGGCAGAACGGAGATGCAGTCCTTGTCGACGGCTCCAACACGGACGACCTCGAAGACTACCGCCCCGGGCACGAGGCCGTTCGTGAACTGGGAGTCCGTTCCCCCCTGCTCGAAGCCGCCCTGTGCAAAGAGGAGATTCGCGCCCTCAGCCGCCGGATGGATCTCCCCACCCAAGACAAACAGCCCTTCGCCTGCCTGGCGTCCCGCTTCCCCTACGGAACCCCCCTGTCCCAAGCGGGGCTGGCCCGGGTGGAGCGCTGCGAGGACCTTCTGAGGGCGATGGGCTTCGCCAACTACCGGGTCCGCTCCCACGGCGATTCGGCCCGCATCGAGGTCTGCGCCGAGGAGATGCCCCGGCTCCTTGAGGAATCCTTGCGAGCGAAACTGGTTCGGGATTTCAAGGAAGCCGGCTTCGCCTACGTCTCGGTTGACCTGGAGGGCTACCGCACCGGGAGCATGAACGAAACCCTCGCCTGA